Proteins from a genomic interval of uncultured Campylobacter sp.:
- a CDS encoding ClbS/DfsB family four-helix bundle protein, giving the protein MPRPTNKIDLLNASETNFKKLLSLVESLSEAQQEAKFDFEDRDKCVRDVLAHLYEWHLLLINFIQKNLSGERTAFLPEPYNWKTYPQMNAQIWRKHQDTPLCEAKALLAQTHEKVMALTANFSDEELFTRGHFDFTGKLNLASYVAGSASSHYDWAIKKIKKHKKSLEN; this is encoded by the coding sequence ATGCCGCGACCAACAAATAAAATAGACCTGCTAAACGCTTCAGAGACAAATTTTAAAAAACTTTTGTCGCTAGTTGAGAGTTTGAGCGAGGCGCAGCAAGAGGCTAAATTTGACTTCGAGGATAGAGATAAATGCGTCCGCGATGTGCTAGCACACCTTTACGAGTGGCACTTGCTTTTGATAAATTTCATCCAAAAAAACTTAAGCGGCGAGCGGACTGCGTTTTTACCCGAGCCTTATAACTGGAAGACCTACCCGCAGATGAACGCGCAAATTTGGCGCAAGCATCAAGATACGCCGCTTTGCGAGGCTAAAGCGCTGCTAGCGCAAACCCACGAAAAAGTAATGGCGCTTACGGCAAATTTTAGCGACGAGGAGCTTTTTACTCGCGGGCATTTTGATTTTACGGGTAAGCTAAATCTAGCCTCCTACGTCGCCGGCAGCGCCTCATCGCACTACGACTGGGCTATAAAAAAGATAAAAAAACATAAGAAAAGTTTGGAAAATTAA